TTGAAAAGCTGCTTGAGTGCAACAAGGAGATTTATTGGATTACGAGCGGCTACCTCTACGATAAAAATGCCGAATATCTTGATTTTATTGATGACACAGCGATCTCCGATAATATGATATTAGTGCTATTCAGCGCCATGTAAGTGGAGACCTCAGGCCcgaatttgtttactttatacCCCAAATTAAACATTATCTATCCCACAGCTTAATGGCCAACAATCCGATGCTGCTGCTACAAATACTCGCCTATAATGTCGAATGCATTGTGAAGGCATTTTCCGAGGGCATGATCGAAATTGCCCAGAATATTCAGGAGAACGAGAAAATTTCGGCAGAAAGGATGCTGACATGTAAGAGAGttctccattccattccactcCGTTCTTCTTTAAAGTAAACCTGTATAACATTATACGATATTCTTTATAAATTGGTGAATTGGCTTAATAGGAAAACAGTATTAACTATATGAATCTCTATCCCATGTAGACATTCTGGACGGCTACTCAGATCTAAATTGCATCTCGCAGAAGATCTCGCTCAGCCTGTTTGCGTTTGAGAACGATTTCCTACGAAAGTTCAAGCTGTCGTGGGTTCTCCTATGTCAGCGCCTTTTTCAGCAACATGTATTCACTCCCCTGGGGGATACCATGCTGGCCTGCATCCTGTCGTTGAAGGAGGTGGCTCCATCGGCCCAGACGACGGCACTGATCAAGCGGTACATGCTGTTCGACGAGCACATGCACTCCATTGAGCGGCGCTGGACGGACATCTGGATCGAGCTAAATAAGTTTAACTTGTCGCCCACGGAGCATGAGCGCCGGATGGGCCTGCTCGATGTGTACAACATATTCGACAAGGTCGTCCTGGACGCCACCTCGTTCTCGCTGCCGGATATCAGCGACGATGAGTTTATAGACTTCCAGCGCATCGTGGATCGCCAGCTGGCCTGGAAGAATATCATGGCCTTCACGAAGCTGAAATGGCCCGATGGGTTCTACGATCCGCCCAATAAGCTTGTGCACGAGGATCTCTGCAAGAAGTGCAATTCTCTTCTCGAGCACCATAACGAGTAAGTTTTACGAGCCACGTGACCTGAAatgtattgaaaataattattaatttttttatccACCATTAGGAACTGCAAATGCATCACTTGCTCCATCGCCGGCACTCCTTTGCGACCGCGACAAGCGGGCCATTGCGCCAAGTGCACAACGCTCGGCATTGTCGAGAAGGATCCGAAGCTGATGAAGTCCAAGATCCTCAGCACCTGCACCAGTGATGAGGCCAAGCACAATGCGGCTATAGCGGCTGCCACGAGCTCCACCACCGTCCAACAGCAGCGACGCACGAGCGATCTGACGGAGGACGAGTCAccaaccagcagcaacagcagcggaaCGGTGTTTCGTCGACAAGCAGAGTCGTCCGATACGCTGCGCACCACATATCACATCGCATGGGCGGTATTTCAGCACCTGGCCACCAGAAAGCGCTATCGCCACGAAACGATCGAGCCGCAGTTCATCTGCGGTGAGAACTGCCGAGTCTCCGCttgccagttggccagaaAGATTCTCTCTAACCAGCTGTCGCCGCTGCTGACCAAATATCTGCTGCGCTGCTTCCAGCCCCTGTCGTTCACGCGGGAGGAGCTGCGCTCCACGATTCCCTCCCTGATGTTCTTCAATCGAAAACTGGCGCCCAGCCCCGCTGAGCTGCTGGAGCTTCGAAACCAGCACTATGTGTACAAAACATACTGGACCTTCGTTCTCTCCATCTACGCCAACTTCTTTGTGAAATTCAACTCGAGCTGCACGGATTTCGGTCACCTGGAGCTGCTCAAGGGCGATCTGCGACTGCGGCTGAACAGTGTGGTTGGTGATAAGGAAGACAATCGGTTTGAGCAGTTTCTGGCCCAAGTTATTGGGTAAGTCTATATCTAATTTGTTTTCAACGTGGATGTtcctaaattattttatttttaaaaatttacagATACTCACCCTTCAAAATCACTGATGAGTAAGTATTAAAGTCAACATATTTGgaataaactgaaaaaaaaaacattctgcACTTTTTGCAAGTCCATTTTTTCTAATTTGACGTTTGCCATCTTGACATTTGTGGACGGACATGTGACTTTTAGGGACTATCTACACCACAGGGTTGCCATTACAAAATACTGCAGGAGTGAAAAAAAAGTTGTAACAAAATAGTAGtaataacttttaaaatgGTGCAGCTACAAATGATCATATATACTCTAATGTGATCATTTGTAGCTGGATCTTAATCGTACGCAGATATGTCATTGagacattttaaaaaagtttttctcgTGAACCCTATGAACATTTCAATATCTTGACAGTATCGCCTATCGATTACTAATTAATTGAGTCCTTAGCTTCGCATATCGTTATCTTCTGCACAAGAACtgtcattaaaaattgcatGAAAATCGAATATAAACCAATAATTATTGGCAGAAATTGTGGCAAGATAGTCGCGACGATTAATAAAGTAGCAGGCCTCTGTTTTGCATGCCAGAGacagaaattttaaaaatgggACTCAACAAGGAAGAACTTGAGTTGTACTATTTTGATTCGGAAATCAATTATTCCAATTCCAGTTTTACTTTGGGTGATGCCAACATCGAGAAGATGCAATTTGGAGTGGATCAGCTAATGACGTTGCACGACTCTCAGATAATGTAAGTTCTACTTTATAGCACTTTAAATCATTAGCTTATGAGTTCATATTGTATTCCAGAAAACGCACTAAACCAGATAGTACTACTGGCTTATCGGGTGCCAAATCCAAGTCGGGAGAATCGAACTTGTCTCAGTCTGGAGGCAGAAATGGCGACGCCGGAGGCAACAAGAAGAGCAAGGAGAAGATGCGGAAATGTAAGTAGCTAAGATTCAGATTTCCGTTCGGATATGGAACatagtttgtattttttaaccACTAGGCTGTGCTGACTACGCGGACATTGGGGAGCCCTGCAAGGAGAATCATTCGAAGAAACGTGTCAAAAAGGAGTGCAACCATGCACGCTTCAACGAGACGAGAGATCGGCTGCGTAAGAAGCTCTCACAGATTGTCAACGACCGGAAGACCAAGTCCACGGAAGAGGCCACGCCATCGAAGACCAAATGCAGCATGCCGGAGCCAGCTGCTGTGCCCGCAGCGGCAGCCATCCCACCGAAGCGGCCGCCAAAGGCCGAATCCCTTTCGCCAAACCAACCACCTAGCCTGAAAGTGTTCGCCACGGCGCAGCTGCAATCCCCCGGCAATCCGCGAAAGATACCAGCCGCAGCGGCGGTTGCAGCGGCAGCTCTTAATGAAATTGGCGACAAAGAGGAGCAGGAGGGCGACAACAGTCTATTGCGTCTGGACAGCCTCTGCAAGAGGCTGCAGATGCACACCGATGCCACGGACGCCTCGACTGCGGCAACGGCGGCCGAAGCGGCAGCTGCTGTGGCCGCCTTTAAGCGCGGTGGCGGCTTTCCAGCGGATTACAGCAAAGAGGACATGATGCAGGACTTTGCCGAGTTCCTGGGTACCTATACCTATACTCGTGAACAGGACCAACAGCGCTGGATAAATGAGACGCTGAACTTTATCGAGGGCAAGTCCCAGCAGCCGCAGACCGCGAATCCCAAGAAAGCGGCCAAGAAGGCCAAGCAGAAGATGCGAAAGGAGGAGGAGAAACGTATCAAGGAGCTGGAAGACCTGCGCGGCCAGTTTTTGGACATCTATTTCAAGGAGTTCATCGACAAGTACGAGATGAAGGCCTTGACGGCTGCAGGCGGCCGGAAAAAGGAGAAGAAGCGCATTGGTGAGCTGGAGACGAACATTAAAAACCTCCAGCGGGCAAAGGCTAAAGTGGAGACGGTGATCCTCGAACTTATTGCCACCGTCAAGCAGACGAACAACGAGTTCAAGTTCTCCTACTTGCCTAccaagcaacagcagctggccaagatgGCCCAGCTGGAAGAGATCCTGAACGGGGGCTCGGCCTCGACGACTGCCACTGCCGAACCTGTTAGACAGGCGCCCCCACAGCAGTCTGCGCCGCAGTATCCCGAGTTCAGTAGCAGCGCCTCCTTCTACTCTCCGCCGGGACTCGGGCAGCAGAACACGCCCGTGTGTTTTGCTCCTCCTCAGCAGTCCCAACATCCGCCTCAACTGTCTCGGGATGTGATTGCCGCCATGGCGGCCAACTCCATCACTGCCGATCCCTCCAAGCGCATTGTGACAATACGCCGGGTGCAGCTGCCACATCCGGGTGCCGAGCAGCAGGTGACTGTAGTGGCCAAAGGCAGTGCTCCGCACGAGGACAAACTGCTATACACCTTTGTCAACGGGCACATGGTGGCTTCGGGTCCGATTCAGCCGGAGGAAATTGCTCCTCCACAAGTCATCGTTCCGGCTCCAGCGCCCAGTGTTCCTGAAAAGAGTGCCAAGGCGAAGAAGAAAGAGGCTAAGCGAGCTGccgcggcggcagcagcagctgcggcgGAGGCAGCAGCGGCTGCAGCAGAAGCTGCGGCGGAGCAAGAAGCCAAGCTCAAGAGCAAGAAGCAGGCAAAGAAAACAGCCGTTGCTGTGGCCGCCGCCTCTAGTTCCGCAGCGAGCAGCAACTCCTCAAAGTCGCAGACGCCGCAGAGTACGCGCGAAAGCTCGGTGTGCAGTGTTAAGCCGAAGACTGCACCCAAGAAGCCGACTTCAAAGCCGCCCAAGGTTGTAGAAGTGACACCACCGCCGGTTCCCGAGCCGGAACCGGAGCCACCCAAGAGGCAGAAACGGCTGAAGTCGAGACTGGATCCTGGCCAGTTGGACAACAATCCCTTTAAGTCGCTACACATGCAAGATTCTTCAGAGGGAGAGTGGGAAACTGGCAGTGAATCAGAGGAGGAAGttccagcaccagcaccagcgCCGCCGCCAATAAGGCAGCAGCCCAAACTGCCAGCTGCTCCGGCGCCCAAGCCCGTTGCACCTTCAGTGGTCACAAAGGCGAAGCCGACTCCAGCCCCAGTGGCAGCACCTGCCAAAAAGGTGAAGCAGCAGGAAGCGCCTCAAAAGCAACCAGCGTCGCAGCCCGCCAAGGCCCAGGCACAGCCTAAAAGCAAAGCGACGTCTGCTTCCGGGGGCAAGTCCAATCCGCcacagcagcatcaacagtATCAGCAGGAAAAGGTTCCGCCGACCAAGACCCAGCCGCAGCGTCCAGCGGAATCATCGAGGAAGCAGAAGCAGGCTCCTGGAAATCTCGAATCCAATCGCAGCGCTCAGAACCAGCGCAGTGAGCACTCGCAGACGCAACAGCCGTCTCGAGGTGGACGGGGCAATGGTCGAACAAAGTCGTCGGCTGGGGGCCAACAGCAGCCCGCTCAGCAGCACTCCAACCCTCATGCGGCGGAGTCCAGTGCTCCTCCAAAGAGATCGCAGCGCGGAAAGCGCGGACATCGCCAGAAGCAGGGTAAGTTACAGAAAACCGTTCATGCAACAACCTATATTAATTGATACATTTTCTTACATCATCCCTTGCAGAGGATCTCTCCGGCATTCCACACAACATGGGCTATTTCAATCCCAACGAAGTTGCCATACCCCCGCCGCAGACTGGAAGCTATGCCAGCACCCTCGCCCAGCAGATGCAGCATTTACGCATCAGCCAGGCAGGAGGTAGTTCCAGTTCGAAACAGGCATCGCAGTCCCCCAACTGCAGCATTATGGATCAGCTGAACCGCGGTGTACAGGTGGAACACCTTTCTCTACCGCCTGGTATCACCCTTACCAAGGTGGATCCGGCTAAAAGCGAGCAGTTGCGCCAGAAGAGTGAGTCCATCCGGTTGCTGTCCAAGCCTCTggccgagcagcagcagcaacagcagcagcatcactTCCAGCAGCCGTCTCACCTCCTGGCGGGATACTATGGAGCAGCCGGTGCCGCTGGCATGGATCCCAACGGTGTTATAATGGTGGAGGCCAACCCACGACCCAATCGCAGCCaagctccagctccaccaccaAATGTGGCTGCAGCGGCATCTGCAGCGAGCGCCAACGGGAAGTCCTCCAGGCGACGCCGTCGCAATCGCGGAAAGTCTGGTGGTGGTGGGAGCGGCGGAAACCCGGGCAGTTCTGGGCCGGCCAACAAGCAGCGAACGGGAGGAGGCGGcggatcaggagcaggagcgggCGATGGCCAGATATTGGGTCCCTCGCCAGCCACTGCGGCCACCATTGAAGCCAACGCCAGTGGTAATATCATCACGCTGCGCAATCCCATGTTCCATCAGGGCAATGGACCAGCGGGCGGCGGAGGTATGATGCCGCCCAATCCCAACCCAATGCCGCCAGGTGAGTAGTTCTTCTACTTGTTCTAAATCgtgatataataataaatacattttgacCATTCCTTGCAGTGCGAAACTTTGCCGCCGGACTTCCGGCAGCTCCAGCCATGGCCATGGATCAACCTGCCGCAATCATCAAGAACGAGAACGGCATGTTTACCATACGGAATCCAGCGCTTCACCAGGCGGTGACCAATGGCCTGGCCATGGGAGGCTATCGCCAGTTCGGCAGCAACGTCAACTACTACACGCCCCAAGAGGCTGTGGCGGAGGCGGCACGTGCCAcacagcaaaagcagcagcaacagcaggctAGTGCGGCCACAGTTGGCCacggcggcagcagcaccTCGAATTTCTCCTACTTCTCCAGTGGATCGGCCagtggcaacagcagcggAAGCAGCAATGGCGGCAACGGGACGCACAACAATATCAGTATTAGCTGTACCAACGTTCCCCCAAGCAGCGCCGAAAGCGGGGCCAACAGCCCTGGCAGATTAGTCGGCGAAGCGGCTGTGATTGCCCGTCCCAAGCAGTCACAGAAATGTCTATCGGCCATTGGCAGCGAGCTGAAGCAAAAAGCCAAGGACAGCAAGTGGCCGGgctttggccagcagcaggatTACAGTGGTACTGGCGGATCTGGAGGAGGAGTTCCACTGCAGGAGAAGTACCAGCAGTCGAGCTACTACAACGGCTTCGAGGTCTTCTCAGCTGCAGCGGCCGCAGCTTCACAGGGTTCTGGAAGCGGCGGTGGATCGAGCGATTGCCACATGCATCACAGCTGTGGCGACGACTCTCCGCCGCCCACCATCACCGGTTTCAATTCCTACCTGGAGGGCATTCCGAACACCGGAGTGATTCGCTACGACGACGCCGCCTTCCTCAAGAACTTGATACCGGGCCAGCATCTCAACAACGAGGTGCGTTACGGATCTGATAACTGGTTCTTGGACCAGGATTTCTATTCAAACTATCAAAACTATCCGCTGCCCACTCAAAATTACTATCCATTCACCTCCTATTTCTCAtcctaattaatttttgtatctgcacatttttaatttgatcaTTTTTGAAGGTTATTTCGCAAGAAAGTGTAAACTTTGAATTTTTGTAAGGCAGGCTGAAATAAAGTCTACAAAtctttatttatagtttttctAATAGTTTACATACTCCCATCGCatattgcatttgcatttccaggTCTCCATACACAATATTTCGGAGTCCAACTTCACGCGCAACAACGCGTCGCCGTCGCCGCACCACGTGGAGATCACCAGCGTGTTTGGCAACCGGGCACGCTCCTCCAACGCCTATGATCCCcaacagcagccgccgccgGGCAGCGTCGGTCCGGGTGCCAACTACTGCGACAACGTGACCGCCGACTACGGCAGTGGTTAGTGCACACGATATGGTTTAATTCCTAATCCAAATGACCCACTTTTAGTTGCAGACTCCCACCTCTTCGTGCAGAACAATCTGCTGACGCGAATGCCACAGCCGACGGTGCCTCCGGACCCCTTTGGCTACGACTTCGACCACTCGGTGGTACCGGGTGGAGGCTCGAAGGCGGCCAGCGTAGCCAGCGATCTGAACGAATTCCTGCGCCGCAGCCCGCTTAGCCAACGAACTTCGCCGTACAGCCAGGACGAGAATGCCGCCGCCCTGGAAACCTTCGTACAGAACATGAACGCGCTGCAGATCGCCACTGATGCAGAGTGCTCGCGGCTCAATGGCACGGTAGCCGGAGGTGGGCCCAACGATGTGGCCTCGGCGGATGCCACCGCCGGAGGAGCCGCCAATGCAGCCGCTGCATGGTGGTGAACCACACGACAACAGGTGCTGCATGGCCAGCAGATTGAGTTGAACTCCTCACATTCATCCCACTCTCAAATACGCAGACATTTCATCGaggaaaagctgaaaaaacgaaacataaaaatgaaaaaaccgaaaacgcATCCAAGAAATCATTCAAAATGACTTAGGAGTCAATTTCAATGTTTcaacaaaaaagagaaaaataaagaaaaaatcaaCTTAAATGGAAGTTCACATGCGAATGgctgtttttattattattgctttgaACTTAAATCAACTATAGACTGGCTTTTTACAATTACCAATTATTTTATGAAAGCAACACAAGCTTACTAAAGTGATCTTTATTTCTCGGtatggttttaatttttaattgcattccTTATATTTGTAAAACAATGCcgaataatttaaaagttctTGGGGAATTGGGatttattgttaaaattttcaatttgatgctagtaaatataaaaacgtTACGCTTAAATAGCAAGAATTAGATGCCGACGAGTGGCTAAAATACTTGAATGCATTCACATCTCGAACACGAGGGATCCCGAGGCGTAGCTGACGCTGGAGTCCTCCATGTCCTGACACTGGCTGCTCTGGTCGTACTTGAGGAACTTAAAACTCATCTTGTCGTAGCCCTGATCCTGCAGAGCCTTCACGGCGCCCAGCATCACTCCGATGGGATGGCGTCCGCATATCGTGTTGTTGTACTTGCGCAAGTACTCGGTGAAGGAGTGCGGACTGAGCGTCTCGATGATATCCATGCCCTGCTTGTCTAGCTTCTCGATGGACTTGTGAATTGCTCCGCAAGAGCGGTCATAGTAGGTGTAGCTGAAGCGCTGGCCCCAGTGGCAGAAATCGGAAGATATCACAAACAGGTTGGTGGGGTCCATCAAATAAGAGGACAGAAGGCTGCCGTACTGTGCCTCCTGTTCGGGATTGAGCGAACCCACCAGAATAGGCACAATGGTAAACTGGTCCTTGTAGCTGCAGCAGTATTATTGCTTAGTAAAATTCCTCTTGCAAATGATGCAACAATAGCACTTACTCCTCCATCACTTTGGCAATGTAAGGTAAATGCATCTCGATGGAGTGTTCATCCTCGTCAGTCTTCATGTCCATCCAAGAAAACTGTCCAGTCTTCTCAAGCTCAGCGTTgactaaaacaaaaagcaattcaaataaataaaacatgtACCGTGAGTTAATCCGGAAGCATCATACTCTGAGTATCAATTTTGAGATCGTAGAGGGGTGTCCTGTATTTCTTCGCCACGGATAAAGCGCAGCCACGAAGTCGCACATGGTGCGAGGGACCCAGTATGAAGATTCGCTTGCTGCAAGCAAAGGTTCAATAAAACCGGATTGTCTTCACGCAAATCTTGTATGTGAACTTCTTACACGACAACGGGGCTAACTTGGCGATAGGCAAAGGCACCGCAGGCTCCACAGTACGTATACCCAGCATGTCTAGAAAATAGCACTAAATTAAAGAGGCCTTTTGGCAGAATTCGGTTAAGTCTTACGGAGCAATAATGGCACGAGCTGGTCCATGGGACAGGTCCGCGGCACCCAGCCAACGATCCAACTGCCTGGAGAGCTCGGCACCTGAAAAGCAAGTTGAATGAATTGTTTAATGAATACAGAGTGGTATAGTAATCCCTATGTTCCCGTAATTACTTTAATAACCTGTGCAGGAATTGGTTTTTGTAAGTAAAATAAACACCTGCACGTTTCAGTTTTGAAATACTAAAAATAGTTGGCCTGTCGTTGCCtagcagcaaacaaacaaatagtTCCAGGCTTATAAGATTATTGCCGAGTCGACTTATCACAGCAGCGAtataaagttattaaatattgatttaaattttagtTTAACATTCCGCAATGGAAACT
This genomic stretch from Drosophila yakuba strain Tai18E2 chromosome 3R, Prin_Dyak_Tai18E2_2.1, whole genome shotgun sequence harbors:
- the LOC6536896 gene encoding uncharacterized protein LOC6536896 isoform X5; the encoded protein is MADQVAHTKETDADEPLVNGELPMEEAPPSCCHVMSLSSMDVDADVDADAEGDVDAATSSSCVATASQLNPSPPPAGVQQAKPARSSSPPCHLLERLNFPEGNIINTLHTILALPPFDPYAPAPKAETVYKEVVSLMQWSQREDNAIELELSDKLLHECEHKGGDPNDETRSYLMAIENMRLFSEDPKNPLRDADGQLRAITNLAFIFVKHRKEEFFTFCSCKECLEYRETIMAIMMDQFKAAHMVVMLLDVLIKAYSPMLKNDAAYNKFEKLLECNKEIYWITSGYLYDKNAEYLDFIDDTAISDNMILVLFSAILMANNPMLLLQILAYNVECIVKAFSEGMIEIAQNIQENEKISAERMLTYILDGYSDLNCISQKISLSLFAFENDFLRKFKLSWVLLCQRLFQQHVFTPLGDTMLACILSLKEVAPSAQTTALIKRYMLFDEHMHSIERRWTDIWIELNKFNLSPTEHERRMGLLDVYNIFDKVVLDATSFSLPDISDDEFIDFQRIVDRQLAWKNIMAFTKLKWPDGFYDPPNKLVHEDLCKKCNSLLEHHNENCKCITCSIAGTPLRPRQAGHCAKCTTLGIVEKDPKLMKSKILSTCTSDEAKHNAAIAAATSSTTVQQQRRTSDLTEDESPTSSNSSGTVFRRQAESSDTLRTTYHIAWAVFQHLATRKRYRHETIEPQFICGENCRVSACQLARKILSNQLSPLLTKYLLRCFQPLSFTREELRSTIPSLMFFNRKLAPSPAELLELRNQHYVYKTYWTFVLSIYANFFVKFNSSCTDFGHLELLKGDLRLRLNSVVGDKEDNRFEQFLAQVIGYSPFKITDDFTLGDANIEKMQFGVDQLMTLHDSQIIKRTKPDSTTGLSGAKSKSGESNLSQSGGRNGDAGGNKKSKEKMRKCCADYADIGEPCKENHSKKRVKKECNHARFNETRDRLRKKLSQIVNDRKTKSTEEATPSKTKCSMPEPAAVPAAAAIPPKRPPKAESLSPNQPPSLKVFATAQLQSPGNPRKIPAAAAVAAAALNEIGDKEEQEGDNSLLRLDSLCKRLQMHTDATDASTAATAAEAAAAVAAFKRGGGFPADYSKEDMMQDFAEFLGTYTYTREQDQQRWINETLNFIEGKSQQPQTANPKKAAKKAKQKMRKEEEKRIKELEDLRGQFLDIYFKEFIDKYEMKALTAAGGRKKEKKRIGELETNIKNLQRAKAKVETVILELIATVKQTNNEFKFSYLPTKQQQLAKMAQLEEILNGGSASTTATAEPVRQAPPQQSAPQYPEFSSSASFYSPPGLGQQNTPVCFAPPQQSQHPPQLSRDVIAAMAANSITADPSKRIVTIRRVQLPHPGAEQQVTVVAKGSAPHEDKLLYTFVNGHMVASGPIQPEEIAPPQVIVPAPAPSVPEKSAKAKKKEAKRAAAAAAAAAAEAAAAAAEAAAEQEAKLKSKKQAKKTAVAVAAASSSAASSNSSKSQTPQSTRESSVCSVKPKTAPKKPTSKPPKVVEVTPPPVPEPEPEPPKRQKRLKSRLDPGQLDNNPFKSLHMQDSSEGEWETGSESEEEVPAPAPAPPPIRQQPKLPAAPAPKPVAPSVVTKAKPTPAPVAAPAKKVKQQEAPQKQPASQPAKAQAQPKSKATSASGGKSNPPQQHQQYQQEKVPPTKTQPQRPAESSRKQKQAPGNLESNRSAQNQRSEHSQTQQPSRGGRGNGRTKSSAGGQQQPAQQHSNPHAAESSAPPKRSQRGKRGHRQKQEDLSGIPHNMGYFNPNEVAIPPPQTGSYASTLAQQMQHLRISQAGGSSSSKQASQSPNCSIMDQLNRGVQVEHLSLPPGITLTKVDPAKSEQLRQKSESIRLLSKPLAEQQQQQQQHHFQQPSHLLAGYYGAAGAAGMDPNGVIMVEANPRPNRSQAPAPPPNVAAAASAASANGKSSRRRRRNRGKSGGGGSGGNPGSSGPANKQRTGGGGGSGAGAGDGQILGPSPATAATIEANASGNIITLRNPMFHQGNGPAGGGGMMPPNPNPMPPVRNFAAGLPAAPAMAMDQPAAIIKNENGMFTIRNPALHQAVTNGLAMGGYRQFGSNVNYYTPQEAVAEAARATQQKQQQQQASAATVGHGGSSTSNFSYFSSGSASGNSSGSSNGGNGTHNNISISCTNVPPSSAESGANSPGRLVGEAAVIARPKQSQKCLSAIGSELKQKAKDSKWPGFGQQQDYSGTGGSGGGVPLQEKYQQSSYYNGFEVFSAAAAAASQGSGSGGGSSDCHMHHSCGDDSPPPTITGFNSYLEGIPNTGVIRYDDAAFLKNLIPGQHLNNEVRYGSDNWFLDQDFYSNYQNYPLPTQNYYPFTSYFSS